One window of Nicotiana tomentosiformis chromosome 11, ASM39032v3, whole genome shotgun sequence genomic DNA carries:
- the LOC104088747 gene encoding uncharacterized protein isoform X12 yields the protein MHFNTRVRRSDNLGRKQPPVKIEKRGQIGQQLVELPVEHQTFEEVQDWGNNRMSNGQNFPIDVGNTVNDTKMQIMDSSVRDLVPVKSSVTETISPRCQAYKAYSSHKLREDWAREQREQWILKMLEEEKFLIKPELQRRLENLEKGRHTSMDKKTLERSLKKLQQKGHCKCLDVFFPAVTNFYENRKKVVVLHPSIYELSPAMLVNIYDRIRSFERKVRKESFSQFEKGNALPIVHDMDRGQHRVEMDVQDALAKKSHRIRSMMPKLAQAKRLHIYLWEYVNNAHDSEDTSSSGKYRCDLKNNDNSCKLVDIGAAIEAMQLELFLQVSGSAPMHENMFEKCGDYLHLSNIPMKDYTPLRDTQSIQELSLLIVILQRFKLIRLVCGEHTVDATHVIQITLTHALELKPYFEEPFSSTARSSDFHGPDSCHQVRHDFVLSNRNAVDEYWNTLEYLLAGANPEAASNASPESANQEVFHCFHNRKQMRLCRFQGVVTAKWMEVRSIKGRNNYLQKRKRSSGGDPARHVKLRTSDVRPSDKSTFDTVDPFPDEQNAFLVSPGDVGCNSQINCVGDHREVTKGIDQCEKTEANHSFMKRSDISSLKPTCRASFSWSEDADRQLVIEFVRHKAVLGPYSRFKWASVKNLPASPDACKRRMTALNSCMQFRSALMNLCNEVLERYARHLQNRSLDCGDCEEMVWHHASEEEDLDQGVSDGREHSRKAVAHERWDDCDNDNVKVALDKVLECKNMAKLDGSNGVQSANDNSDLSLNAERPMKQISYQEKSSHWVPKRCGDPLSVSNSVSRQAFESVSVANAAELLKMAVLAFSRFRLVPASIVETYNHYPKHDILDAFNFLKEKKVIRTAAKGTVVFPPNILNSMFLSLLQRETGAQAARFSTWLHQREKEMINGGVVLPPDMQCGDVLTLCGLLSSGELSIIPCLPDEGIGEAKDARTFKRKHNICEFWDGNRSKKLRPWLIGEGEGRRAKGFPDITLSLSRATFLSREAVELFKDDDYQPLTQIGEDNQVKFMSVLEASSSASHIEGQNHVKETHENENYRYTAVSSKELLWEAMASCAEQFCSFSSKKESSALNPGLYRSLLLAVQKAGDQGLSMKEISMSVDVQGEKMLGVIIDVLETFGQVLKVNAYDSVHVVDSLYRSKYVLSTVSVARQDSLVIPAGVSKGAAPSKYEAAELHNPTDQKQPSEPLLERQSTNGHDSLDFQTAKSHFCKPILFWIDGDGTVNNIVYRKLVSRALGIIMQNPGILEDNVIDQMHGLNPQSCRTLLEMMILDNHIIAQKMFETKAGPPAILSGLLGRQFMNSKIILKRHLFANPTSTSLL from the exons ATGCACTTTAATACTCGCGTTCGTCGATCTGATAACCTTGGCCGAAAACAACCTCCGGTTAAAATAGAAAAGAGAGGTCAGATTGGCCAACAGCTAGTGGAGCTTCCCGTCGAGCATCAGACTTTTGAA GAGGTCCAGGATTGGGGCAACAATAGAATGAGCAACGGACAGAATTTCCCCATAGATGTGGGCAACACAGTTAATGACACAAAAATGCAGATAATGGATTCTTCTGTACGTGACCTTGTACCTGTAAAATCTTCGGTAACTGAAACAATATCCCCTAGATGCCAAGCGTACAAAGCATATTCCAGTCATAAATTGCGAGAAGACTGGGCAAGGGAACAGAGGGAGCAGTGGATACTTAAAATGTTAGAG GAGGAGAAGTTCCTTATAAAACCTGAGTTACAAAGACGACTTGAGAATCTTGAGAAGGGCAGGCACACATCAATGGACAAAAAGACCTTAGAACGCAGTTTGAAAAAGCTTCAACAAAAAGGGCACTGTAAATGCCTTGATGTCTTCTTCCCTGCTGTCACAAACTTTTACGAGAACCGTAAAAAGGTCGTGGTCCTGCATCCATCCATTTATGAGTTATCTCCGGCAATGTTGGTTAACATTTATGATAGAATTAGGTCCTTTGAAAGGAAAGTGCGTAAAGAAAGCTTTTCTCAGTTTGAGAAGGGGAATGCACTTCCAATAGTGCATGATATGGACAGAGGACAACACAGAGTAGAAATGGATGTCCAAGATGCACTAGCTAAAAAGAGTCATCGGATTAGGTCTATGATGCCAAAATTGGCTCAGGCAAAGCGTCTTCACATCTATCTATGGGAGTATGTCAATAATGCCCATGATAGTGAAGATACTTCCTCATCTGGTAAATACAGGTGTGATTTGAAAAATAATGATAACAGTTGCAAATTGGTTGATATAGGTGCAGCCATCGAGGCCATGCAGCTTGAGCTGTTCTTACAAGTTTCAGGTTCTGCTCCAATGCATGAGAATATGTTTGAGAAATGTGGGGATTATTTACACCTTTCTAATATTCCCATGAAGGACTACACGCCTTTGAGAGATACCCAGTCAATCCAGGAGCTATCACTGCTGATTGTCATATTACAACGTTTTAAG TTAATCCGCCTTGTTTGTGGTGAACATACGGTAGACGCCACTCATGTGATACAGATCACTCTTACTCATGCGCTAGAGCTTAAACCTTACTTTGAGGAACCTTTCTCTTCAACTGCACGATCATCTGATTTTCATGGTCCAGATTCTTGCCATCAAGTTAGACATGATTTTGTTCTTTCAAATAGGAACGCTGTTGATGAGTACTGGAACACTCTGGAGTACTTATTGGCTGGTGCTAATCCAGAAGCTGCTTCAAATGCTTCCCCAGAATCTGCAAATCAAGAG GTGTTCCATTGTTTTCACAATAGGAAGCAAATGCGTCTCTGTAGATTCCAAGGAGTTGTAACTGCCAAATGGATGGAGGTTCGGTCCATAAAAGGACGGAATAATTATTTACAGAAAAGAAAGAGGTCATCAGGTGGAGATCCTGCAAGACATGTAAAGTTACGCACTTCAGACGTACGACCAAGTGACAAGAGCACATTCGATACTGTTGACCCATTCCCCGATGAACAAAATGCTTTCCTGGTTTCTCCAGGGGATGTTGGATGTAATTCTCAAATAAATTGTGTTGGTGATCATAGGGAGGTTACCAAAGGGATAGATCAATGCGAAAAAACTGAGGCCAATCACTCTTTCATGAAGAGAAGTGATATCTCAAGTCTGAAGCCAACATGCAGAGCAAGTTTCTCCTGGAGCGAAGATGCAGACAG GCAATTGGTGATTGAATTTGTAAGACACAAAGCTGTCCTTGGGCCATATTCTCGTTTTAAATGGGCCTCAGTCAAAAACCTTCCAGCGTCACCTGATGCCTGCAAAAGGAGAATGACTGCTTTGAACAGCTGTATGCAATTCAGAAGTGCTTTAATGAATCTCTGTAATGAAGTCTTGGAGCGTTATGCACGACACCTCCAGAACAGGTCTTTAGATTGCGGTGATTGTGAAGAGATGGTTTGGCATCATGCCTCAGAAGAAGAAGATTTGGATCAAGGTGTTTCTGACGGCCGTGAACATTCTAGAAAGGCTGTTGCACACGAGCGGTGGGATGATTGTGACAATGACAACGTAAAGGTTGCCCTAGATAAGGTGCTAGAATGCAAAAACATGGCTAAGTTGGATGGTAGCAATGGAGTTCAATCTGCCAATGATAATTCAGATCTCAGTTTAAATGCTGAAAGACCT ATGAAACAAATTTCTTATCAGGAGAAAAGCTCGCACTGGGTTCCTAAGAGGTGTGGTGATCCTTTAAGTGTAAGCAACAGTGTAAGTAGGCAAGCATTTGAATCAGTTTCAGTTGCAAATGCTGCAGAGCTATTAAAGATGGCAGTCCTGGCCTTCTCAAGATTTCGACTGGTGCCAGCTTCCATTGTTGAAACATACAATCATTACCCAAAGCATGATATTTTGGATGCTTTCAACTTCCTGAAAGAGAAGAAAGTG ATCAGGACTGCAGCCAAAGGCACCGTTGTTTTTCCTCCGAACATCTTGAATAGTATGTTTTTATCTCTGCTTCAAAGAGAAACTGGAGCACAAGCAGCTAGATTTTCAACCTGGCTGCATCAAAGAGAAAAAGAGATGATAAATGGTGGGGTTGTTCTTCCGCCGGACATGCAATGTGGTGATGTCTTAACTTTATGTGGTCTATTGTCTTCAGGAGAACTGTCAATTATACCATGCCTTCCAGATGAAGGCATTGGAGAGGCTAAGGATGCCAGAACTTTCAAACGTAAACATAATATTTGTGAGTTTTGGGATGGAAACAGGAGTAAGAAATTGAGACCATGGTTGATTGGCGAAGGTGAGGGTCGCAGAGCAAAGGGTTTTCCTGATATTACTTTATCCTTGAGCCGTGCAACATTTTTAAGCAGAGAAGCTGTAGAACTTTTTAAAGATGATGACTATCAGCCCTTGACACAAATTGGTGAAGATAATCAAGTCAAGTTCATGTCAGTTCTTGAAGCTAGCAGTAGTGCATCTCACATCGAAGGACAAAATCATGTAAAGGAAACACATGAGAATGAGAATTACAGATACACAGCAGTGTCTTCCAAAGAGTTGCTCTGGGAAGCCATGGCAAGCTGTGCTGAACAGTTTTGCTCCTTTTCTTCTAAAAAGGAAAGTTCTGCACTTAACCCAGGGCTCTATAGGTCTTTACTTTTAGCCGTTCAAAAGGCTGGTGACCAGGGTCTAAGCATGAAAGAAATCTCAATGTCTGTGGATGTTCAGG GGGAAAAGATGCTGGGCGTTATTATCGACGTCCTTGAAACTTTTGGACAAGTATTGAAG GTCAATGCTTATGATTCTGTTCATGTGGTTGATTCGTTATATCGTTCTAAGTATGTCTTGTCCACTGTGTCTGTTGCTCGACAAGATTCTTTGGTCATTCCTGCGGGAGTTTCTAAAGGGGCAGCACCAAGCAAATATGAAGCCGCTGAACTCCATAATCCCACTGATCAAAAGCAACCTTCTGAACCTTTACTTGAAAGGCAAAGCACAAATGGACATGATTCACTGGACTTCCAAACTGCAAAATCTCATTTCTGTAAGCCAATATTGTTTTGGATTGATGGTGATGGCACTGTCAACAACATTGTCTACAGAAAACTTGTGTCTCGTGCTCTGGGTATCATAATGCAGAATCCAGGAATTCTAGAG GATAATGTTATTGACCAGATGCATGGTCTGAATCCTCAG AGTTGCAGAACTTTGTTAGAGATGATGATTCTGGATAACCATATCATTGCGCAAAAAATGTTTGAAACTAAAGCTGGGCCACCTGCAATTCTCAGTGGCCTTCTTGGAAGACAATTCATGAATTCAAAGATTATTTTAAAACGACATCTCTTCGCAAATCCCACGAGTACTTCCCTTTTGTAA